ATACTGTGGCGGAGGGCTTCGCGGAACCCGCTGGCAAGCTCCTGCAGCTGGGCATCGTTCGTATTCATCGTTAGGTAGCCTAACATTTAGGGTACCTAACGGTCAAGGCCTAGAGTGTCAACTTCATCCCGACGTGGCTGGCCTCGAAGCTCAGCTGCTCATAGAACCGGTGGGCCGCCGTGCGGCTCTTGTGGGTGGTCAGCTGCATCAGCTGGCAGCCACGGCTTCGGGACTCCTGGACAGCCCATCCCACCATCAGCTTGCCGATGCCCTGCCCCCGAAGGGACGCCGCCACCCGGACGCCCTCAAGCTGCGAGCGCCAGGCTCCCTGCCGGGAGATGCCGGGGAGGAAACTCAGCTGGAAGGTGGCAACGATCGATCCCGTCTCCTGGCCC
This window of the Pseudarthrobacter defluvii genome carries:
- a CDS encoding GNAT family N-acetyltransferase, with translation MFTADVDGGTFRLRHATRADLPALVRLLADDALGAGRETAGDLEPYEQAFDAIDADPAHLLAVGELVRSGQETGSIVATFQLSFLPGISRQGAWRSQLEGVRVAASLRGQGIGKLMVGWAVQESRSRGCQLMQLTTHKSRTAAHRFYEQLSFEASHVGMKLTL